The window TCCACGATGAAAGATACACACAACAGACTCAAGGTACACACAACAGACCCAATGTACACACTAGAGACTCAAGGTACACACTACAGACTCACTACAGACTCAAGGTACACATGAGAGACTCGAAGTGCACACTAGTTACACACTAGGTGCACACTCGTTTCCAGGGTTGTGCATGTATGTGAACAGACTTGCTGTAGGAGGTAACCTAACCTGTAGGCTGACCTGCTTCTACAGGTCTACCAGGGCTGCCACAAGGACCCCACATCCCAAATGTGGATATTGAGGCACCAGTGTAACATGCGGTGGTTACCATCTAATTGTGAGCAGGTTTTCTCCGCTGGAAGTTCAACCTCACTAATGGTCCTATTTCCAGAAACTGGAAGTTTACCATTTCAAAAAGAAGGCGAACCAGTTTCTCAGATTCTCCTCTGTATTTGGAGGTAAGCGTGGATGAGGAAACATTGAAGAAGGTGGTCCTGCACTCAGTAGCGACTGCTTTGGCCAAAAGGGTCTTTCCTGTGCCTGGAGGTCCAACCATGAGGACGCCCTGCCGTGAACCCAAagaggaaaggtcaaaggtcgtagATGTGAAAGGAAAAGACTGCTGCCTGCATCAAACAGCACCTTCCATGGTCTCCTTATGCCTTTGAAAAAGGCTGGCATCCACATGGGTAACACCACTGCTTCTTTCAGCAGCTTCTTGGCATCTTCCAAGTCTGCAATGTTGTCCCTGGAGACGGCAAAAGTACTGGTgttataaacacacacgcatgttgAGCATCATGCTAACTGGGCCCCTTTAAGTCGGATTTGCAGGCTCGCTCCGTTTTGGTACACAGGACTTAGGAACATTCTTCTATTATGAGCATTATATAATGGAAAAAGTCTGAAGGTTTACTGATTACCAACAGATACCATTTAACATTTGGATTCTGAGATATGATGTCCCTCTCCAGAGCTTCCACAAGATCCTTATCGTAGCCTGTCCAGTCATTTTTCTTTAGTTCCCTCTCCTGGACGTCTCCTTTGGTCTGGAAGACAGAAATGAACAGAAGGAAACAGGGAGGCGTAAGATCTGGATACTCCATAGTTCAGCAACCAGCCGTTTCGCTAGCTTTGCAGATGTTTCTGATAGATTTCTGACACAAACCATGTTGTAACAACCCAGCTCACCTTGTCGTCCTTGGTTCTCGACTCCTTCTTTTCTTTGGCCTTGGGCGGCTTGTTTCTGTCTCCACTGGGCACCCGAGGCGAGTTCCTCTGCTGGGCCTTCACAGCTATGCTCAGGCGATTGTTGGGAGGCCTGCTGTCTTTGTAGGCATTCGAGGGACGCCTGACAGGTAAAGGAGAGTGTCTGCAAACACAGCATTCCTTCTGTTAGCGAGGACCTGTAGGTCTGTGCTGGAGAAACAGCCTTCAAAGCAGCTCAGCAGTGCTCTAAAATACTGTAACAATGATTCCAGTGAGCAGCAACAGCCACATTTCTAACCAGAGGTAATACCTGAGATCCATGTTAATAGGCCTCACTTCACAGTCGTCATGGTTACTGGGTTTAGCAGGACCCTCCCCCCGCTGGAAGTTCTCCAGAGTTGACATGATGTCCTGGACATGCTGATTCTCCTCACTTATTTCTTGCCACAGCTGAGAAACATGAACTTCAGTCACAAAACGCAACTTTTCAGGGAAGAGCTTTGATCGAACCTTCACCTGCTGCCATCTTTGCTGAAAACTGCCGTCTCGCAGAGTGTAGGAATACTTTTTAATTTGGTCCAGTAGTCCACGGTACAGAACACTGGCCGAGCTGTAATTCCCCAGCAGGGCGTATTCACGAGCCAGTTTCACGTTCTCGCTGATCTCTCGTAAACTCATGATGCTGTGAAAGAAAGTGCAGGCAGGAACTTTAGTCCCGGAAGCCCCAAACTACCATATTTCCCCCTCAGGGAAGCCTTTGACCCTCCTGGGTGTGGAAAAAGTTAGAAAGCTCAGTGAGAGGCAGGTGTATTTAGagcagctgttgtcatggttaccgCTGACTCTTGTCATGCGTGACCCCTGTGTAGTGACCCTCTCTAAGTTGTAACTTCGACTATAAACGTGAGCTTTACTCTAGTGTCCTGACGCAGCTTCTCAAACAGGCTGGATGATTCTGTCGAGtccaaggttagcatcttctgtGGTACCACTGGGTCCCATCAGAACTGGTGCTGCTGACCTGTTGCTGTGTTGGCGTCACGTCTCCTAATCAGGAAGCTTCACTTCAACACAGGTGATCCAAGTCTCCTGTGTGTCGGTTCCACAACTTCCCACAACTGGTGTCACGAACTGGATCGCTACAGAACATCGACTGCTAAGTGCAAATGaactatttttctttctttccaagGCCGGCCGTCAGCTGACCCCTCCCGGAGGAACCGCCTGATCCGCCTTCAAAGGCTGCACATTCTTCCAACTTTTTTAAGAAGTTTATAATCCGGTTTCCACTTAAACGGATCAAATGTGAGGAATGCGACCAATAACTAGATTAAAATATCATGAGGTGGCTCTTGAAATCTAAGTTTGACGTCTACAGCTCTTTATGAAACAAGGATGATTTGTCTTAATTCCATCATAGCGCGACAATGAGGTCGTATACATTTATAGATGCTTACTTTAGAAATACTCAACCTTTGAAGCGTCGCGGAACGAAGGCCAACAAGAAGTTTGCGTTGTTGTTTCCACCGTAGCGGCagcagtttcttcttcttcttcttcttcttcgacGCGGAGGCGCCTCGGCTCCTCACCGGCGCCCTCTATCGGCGGATAAAGCTCCAAATCAATGAGAGTTCTAATTTAAAACGCATAGCAAATGGAAGGAGGTAGAATTTAAACACTTTTCCAAGTCAAACAAAAGTTGGTCTGCTTTAACCCtgtcggggtcatggggagggtgctgagTGGAGCCCATCCctttcatacatacatacacagactgaatatcttttttttattattagtttctgagacattagcattagcctccgTGACCCGCAGGGCAAAAGGATCAAACAATCAGCGATAACAAGGAGCAGCATAAAACAGGACACTTGCTACTTTATCCATTTCTTTTAATAAATtcactttcatttcattcatcatGTCATGGACTGACTACAGAGTGCTGTGGTGCCGGTCCGGGACGGCTCGGCTGAGGCTCGACCTCCCCCGCTGGGTTTAGAATGTTTCACACAGAATTCTTGACAGTGGTCAACAATTCCAATAAATATTGTCAGCAACAATATTTATCACTGAAAATGACTGACATGTGTTTTATTAATTAATATGAGGGTTCAGCCGGCGCGCACCATGTGCACGAGCTTCATCAGGCTGCTTTAATGAGCTCGCCAACATGGACCATGGAACACGGGCACACGCTTCAAGTCGTCTCAGGTTTGAAGGTTTGACACAAACATCATGGTCAGGAAACAATAAGGAGCAGGAATGTTGGATCGGAGCTCAACTCATCCAGACATTTCAGGGTTCTTGCATATAGAATTCCACATTTCCGCTGGGGAAATGTGCAAAGGCCTTGTGTGaaattacaaaaataaatgctctACAACACACCTCATGTTGGTGGAAACAAAAAATCTCATTCTATATGCTTTGGAGTCACCCAGGTATTTTTGAACATCAAaaatacacacgtgcacataaaAATGGGGCCATCAGGTGAGTCTTT of the Takifugu flavidus isolate HTHZ2018 chromosome 19, ASM371156v2, whole genome shotgun sequence genome contains:
- the katna1 gene encoding katanin p60 ATPase-containing subunit A1; the encoded protein is MSLREISENVKLAREYALLGNYSSASVLYRGLLDQIKKYSYTLRDGSFQQRWQQLWQEISEENQHVQDIMSTLENFQRGEGPAKPSNHDDCEVRPINMDLRHSPLPVRRPSNAYKDSRPPNNRLSIAVKAQQRNSPRVPSGDRNKPPKAKEKKESRTKDDKTKGDVQERELKKNDWTGYDKDLVEALERDIISQNPNVKWDNIADLEDAKKLLKEAVVLPMWMPAFFKGIRRPWKGVLMVGPPGTGKTLLAKAVATECRTTFFNVSSSTLTSKYRGESEKLVRLLFEMARFYAPTTIFIDEIDSMCSRRGTSEEHEASRRVKAELLVQMDGVGGASEHEDPSKMVMVLAATNFPWDIDEALRRRLEKRIYIPLPSTKGRVELLRINLKELELASDVDLDKIAEKLEGYSGADITNVCRDASLMAMRRRIEGLSPEEIRNLSKDEMHMPTTMEDFESALRKVSKSVSVADLEKYEKWIEEFGSC